A DNA window from Actinomadura coerulea contains the following coding sequences:
- a CDS encoding DUF4132 domain-containing protein, whose amino-acid sequence MKLVARLLRAMTEPTTEDEDLRTWYPDLSALSDRDLGDLVPAAYAVGREAPFVSMSVRLRVEDEAKQRQPRYTPEACERMFQALVGGLAQRKWADLELGVGALVRCTEPWPDLAGPARTLVEYLLARERLDQPFALLAIGGLAGDDVLRAVAHRLDRVRQGPIARDELDLVLRLEPAERVLLAELFDTRSFTSPAVAPHVWERVAAIPAFVEFARAAMEAAADRVRAVQEGEIPFRADKAFTGNEVAAVGHAARIALLRDEPWLPDLIDRLLPGVSVAPTQAKALPSQAMLYEIVRAAQEFPTPELVTAIRTVRGIVRHAGVPKQLDKMIKKVEAALAERTEVALRLPELGFGPDGVLRRDLGPYTAVVTVTAGKAELTFEKDGAALKGVPAPVRRDHKAEVAELRDLAKRVSAQLVTLARALEGGFTVDAVHPFARWRDTLLRHPIAGPAVRTLLWQIEAAPGDWRTVLPEADELPDAADDAPVRLWHPIRSRPDEVRAWRDLLVERRIRQPFKQAFREIYLLTPAEEDTATYSNRFAAHLVHYRRMFALFRARGWTSSLLGPWDGGGSDEAVRTLAAGEWRARFSHALADWQGEHEIAGTNRVVFDRRGDGGWREAALADVPPLVFSEAMRDVDLFVGVASIAADPMWEDGEGHEYWVRAWYADLGESTRTRREALERVLPRTRIADRCAIDGRYLVVRGELRTYKIHLGSANIVMEPDDAFLCVVPERRAAGARVFLPFEDERLSLIISKAFLLAADDAIEDESILMQIKRGA is encoded by the coding sequence ATGAAGCTGGTCGCGCGCCTGCTGCGAGCCATGACCGAACCGACGACGGAGGACGAGGACCTCCGCACCTGGTATCCCGACCTGTCGGCGCTGTCCGACCGCGACCTCGGAGACCTCGTGCCCGCCGCCTACGCGGTCGGCCGGGAGGCGCCGTTCGTGTCGATGTCCGTCCGGCTCAGGGTCGAGGACGAGGCCAAGCAGCGCCAGCCCCGCTACACGCCGGAGGCGTGCGAGCGGATGTTCCAGGCGCTCGTCGGCGGGCTGGCCCAGCGCAAGTGGGCCGACCTCGAACTCGGCGTGGGTGCGCTCGTCCGCTGCACGGAGCCGTGGCCCGACCTCGCCGGCCCGGCCCGGACCCTCGTCGAGTACCTCCTCGCCCGCGAGCGCCTCGACCAGCCGTTCGCGCTGCTGGCGATCGGCGGGCTCGCGGGCGACGACGTCCTGCGGGCGGTCGCCCACCGTCTCGACCGGGTCAGGCAGGGGCCGATCGCGCGGGACGAACTCGACCTCGTCCTGCGCCTCGAACCGGCGGAACGGGTGCTGCTGGCCGAGCTGTTCGACACCCGGTCCTTCACCTCCCCGGCGGTCGCGCCCCACGTGTGGGAGCGTGTCGCCGCCATCCCGGCCTTCGTCGAGTTCGCCCGCGCGGCGATGGAGGCCGCAGCCGACCGCGTCCGCGCCGTCCAGGAGGGGGAGATCCCCTTCCGCGCGGACAAGGCGTTCACCGGGAACGAGGTCGCCGCCGTCGGCCACGCCGCGCGTATCGCACTGCTGCGCGACGAGCCGTGGCTGCCCGACCTGATCGACCGCCTCCTGCCCGGCGTCTCCGTGGCTCCGACGCAGGCCAAGGCGCTGCCCTCGCAGGCGATGCTGTACGAGATCGTCCGGGCCGCGCAGGAGTTCCCCACGCCCGAGCTGGTGACCGCGATCCGGACCGTCCGCGGGATCGTCCGGCACGCCGGGGTGCCCAAGCAGCTCGACAAGATGATCAAAAAGGTCGAGGCGGCCCTGGCCGAGCGGACCGAGGTCGCACTGCGCCTCCCCGAGCTCGGGTTCGGCCCCGACGGCGTCCTGCGGCGGGACCTCGGCCCCTACACGGCCGTCGTCACCGTCACCGCGGGCAAGGCCGAGCTGACCTTCGAGAAGGACGGCGCGGCGCTGAAGGGCGTCCCCGCGCCCGTCCGCCGCGACCACAAGGCCGAGGTCGCGGAGCTGCGCGACCTCGCCAAACGCGTCAGCGCGCAGCTCGTCACCCTCGCTCGGGCGCTGGAGGGCGGCTTCACCGTCGACGCCGTCCACCCGTTCGCCCGGTGGCGCGACACGCTCCTGCGCCACCCGATCGCCGGCCCGGCGGTGCGCACGCTCCTCTGGCAGATCGAGGCCGCCCCCGGCGACTGGCGCACCGTCCTGCCCGAGGCGGACGAACTGCCGGACGCCGCCGACGACGCGCCCGTCCGGCTGTGGCACCCCATCAGGTCGCGGCCCGACGAGGTGCGCGCCTGGCGCGACCTGCTCGTCGAGCGGCGGATCCGGCAGCCGTTCAAGCAGGCGTTCCGCGAGATCTACCTCCTCACCCCGGCGGAGGAGGACACCGCGACCTACTCCAACCGGTTCGCCGCGCACCTCGTCCACTACCGGCGGATGTTCGCCCTGTTCCGGGCCCGCGGCTGGACGAGCTCCCTGCTCGGCCCCTGGGACGGCGGAGGCTCCGACGAGGCGGTCCGGACGCTGGCGGCGGGGGAGTGGCGGGCCAGGTTCTCCCACGCCCTGGCCGACTGGCAGGGCGAGCACGAGATCGCCGGCACGAACCGGGTGGTGTTCGACCGCCGCGGCGACGGCGGCTGGCGGGAGGCCGCCCTCGCCGACGTCCCGCCGCTGGTGTTCAGCGAGGCGATGCGGGACGTGGACCTGTTCGTCGGCGTCGCCTCCATCGCCGCCGACCCCATGTGGGAGGACGGCGAGGGCCACGAGTACTGGGTGCGCGCCTGGTACGCCGACCTCGGCGAGTCGACCCGGACCCGCCGGGAGGCCCTGGAGCGCGTCCTGCCGCGCACGAGGATCGCCGACCGCTGCGCGATCGACGGCCGCTACCTGGTCGTGCGCGGCGAGCTGCGCACCTACAAGATCCACCTCGGCTCGGCCAACATCGTGATGGAACCGGACGACGCGTTCCTCTGCGTCGTCCCGGAGCGCCGCGCCGCCGGCGCCAGGGTCTTCCTGCCGTTCGAGGACGAGCGGCTCTCCCTCATCATCAGCAAGGCGTTCCTGCTCGCCGCCGACGACGCGATCGAGGACGAGTCCATCCTGATGCAGATCAAGCGAGGTGCCTGA
- a CDS encoding DUF4132 domain-containing protein has protein sequence MSDDHRPPAALDLLDRPPVPAGPAGPPEPGAPAHGLGRDGSLARDIGGYQAVIAIADPMTVRLTFIGAEGRPLPTVPGALRAGFAAQVKETKALARQVRATLAAERQRVEALMAAERTWPYGQWCRHYRDHPVTGRVAHGLIWEFEEPDGHWHTATPGEDVLVTVDGRALPVPPGGARVRLWHPVRALPGAVRAWRNFVTGNRMAQSFRQAFRETYRPGPPGAETDLRRGRFDGEARRVLAEGAWRVGCREGRARVTFERRAAGRWREEPPRAVPPPVFSEGMREADLFLRLAPAAEEDPSGAPSATAGIRADVLRRILPGTRIAGRCAVDGGFLVVRGGLRTYRVHLGSGDVLTEPGGERLRVGPARRTGRKGLFLPFEDEVLARVLGTAFLLAADHRITDEAVLRQITRGT, from the coding sequence CCTGGACCGCCCGCCCGTCCCCGCCGGGCCCGCCGGCCCCCCAGAGCCCGGGGCGCCCGCGCACGGGCTCGGCCGCGACGGCTCGCTCGCCCGCGACATCGGCGGCTACCAGGCCGTCATCGCCATCGCCGACCCGATGACCGTCCGCCTCACCTTCATCGGCGCGGAGGGCCGCCCGCTGCCGACCGTCCCCGGCGCGCTCAGGGCGGGGTTCGCAGCGCAGGTCAAGGAGACGAAGGCGCTGGCGAGGCAGGTCCGCGCGACGCTGGCCGCCGAGCGGCAGCGGGTCGAGGCGCTGATGGCGGCCGAGCGGACCTGGCCGTACGGGCAGTGGTGCCGGCACTACCGCGACCATCCGGTCACCGGGCGGGTCGCGCACGGGCTGATCTGGGAGTTCGAGGAGCCGGACGGGCACTGGCACACCGCCACGCCCGGGGAGGACGTCCTGGTCACCGTGGACGGCCGCGCCCTGCCCGTGCCGCCCGGCGGCGCGCGGGTGCGGCTGTGGCATCCGGTGCGGGCGCTGCCGGGCGCCGTCCGGGCCTGGCGGAACTTCGTGACCGGCAACCGCATGGCGCAGTCGTTCCGGCAGGCGTTCCGGGAGACCTACCGGCCCGGCCCGCCCGGCGCCGAGACCGACCTGCGCCGCGGCCGCTTCGACGGGGAGGCCCGGCGCGTCCTGGCCGAGGGCGCGTGGCGGGTCGGCTGCCGCGAGGGCCGGGCGCGGGTGACGTTCGAGAGGCGGGCCGCCGGGCGCTGGCGCGAGGAGCCGCCGCGGGCCGTGCCGCCGCCGGTGTTCAGCGAGGGGATGCGGGAGGCCGACCTGTTCCTGCGCCTCGCCCCGGCCGCGGAGGAGGACCCGTCCGGTGCGCCGTCCGCGACCGCCGGGATCCGGGCGGACGTGCTGCGCCGGATCCTGCCCGGCACGAGGATCGCCGGCCGCTGCGCGGTCGACGGGGGCTTCCTCGTCGTCCGCGGCGGGCTGCGCACCTACCGCGTCCACCTCGGCTCCGGCGACGTGCTGACGGAGCCGGGCGGCGAGCGGCTGCGGGTCGGGCCGGCCCGGCGGACGGGGCGGAAGGGCCTGTTCCTGCCCTTCGAGGACGAGGTGCTGGCCCGCGTCCTCGGCACGGCGTTCCTGCTGGCCGCCGACCACCGCATCACCGACGAGGCCGTCCTGCGGCAGATCACGAGGGGGACTTGA